A window of the Citrus sinensis cultivar Valencia sweet orange chromosome 9, DVS_A1.0, whole genome shotgun sequence genome harbors these coding sequences:
- the LOC102627732 gene encoding short integuments 2, mitochondrial codes for MGLKRIIKKGLGLGEMGFTKGGGNINWFPGHMAAATRAIKHRLKISDLVIEVRDSRIPLSSAHPGLQPQLSAKRRVIALNKKDLANPNILNKWVRHFDSCKQDCIAINAHSRSSVQKLLELVELKLKEVISREPTLLVMVVGVPNVGKSALINSIHQIALSRFPVQEKTKRATVGPLPGVTQDIAGFKIAHRPSIYVLDTPGVLVPSIPDIETGLKLALSGSIKDSVVGEERIAQYLLAVLNTRGTPLHWRHLNNRTEVSQSETEIKHEYNLKDLRPKRRKPPNASDVTYIEDLVTGVQRALHVSLSEFDGNVEDENDLESLIEQQFEVLQRALKIPHKASEARLMVSKKFLTLFRTGKLGPFILDDVPDANSGF; via the exons ATGGGTTTGAAGCGAATAATAAAGAAGGGTTTGGGATTAGGAGAAATGGGATTCACCAAAGGTGGCGGTAACATCAACTGGTTCCCCGGCCACATGGCTGCCGCCACCCGCGCCATCAAACACCGCCTCAAGATCTCCGACCTCGTCATCGAAGTCCGTGACTCTCGG ATTCCTCTGTCTTCTGCCCACCCTGGCCTGCAGCCACAGCTCTCCGCTAAACGCCGTGTCATTGCTTTAAACAAGAAAGATTTGGCCAATCCCAACATTTTGAAT AAATGGGTTCGTCATTTTGATTCGTGCAAGCAAGATTGTATAGCGATAAACGCACATAGTAGGAGTTCTGTTCAAAAG CTTCTTGAACTTGTGGAGTTGAAACTAAAGGAAGTGATTTCAAGGGAGCCCACTCTCCTTGTAATGGTTGTGGGTGTTCCTAACGTCGGGAAATCGGCTTTAATCAACTCAATTCATCAAATTGCATTGTCTCGTTTTCCTG TGCAGGAGAAAACTAAGCGAGCTACGGTTGGACCATTGCCTGGTGTCACTCAAGATATTGCAGGATTCAAG ATTGCTCATCGGCCTAGCATATATGTTCTAGACACGCCAGGTGTATTGGTTCCAAGTATCCCAGATATCGAAACAGGGTTGAAACTGGCTCTTTCAG GTTCTATTAAAGATTCAGTTGTGGGTGAGGAGCGCATTGCTCAATACTTGCTCGCAGTTCTAAATACCCGAGGCACTCCCCTTCACTGGAGGCACCTGAATAACAGAACAGAAGTGAGTCAGAGTGAAACTGAGATCAAGCATGAGTATAATCTTAAAGATCTTCGCCCAAAGAGGAGGAAACCACCTAATGCATCTGATGTGACGTACATTGAG GATCTTGTGACAGGAGTCCAACGTGCACTACATGTATCTCTGTCCGAATTCGATGGTAATGTGGAAGATGAGAATGACTTGGAAAGCTTAATTGAACAGCAGTTTGAAGTGCTGCAGAGGGCCTTGAAGATACCTCACAAAGCATCAGAGGCTCGGTTAATGGTATCAAAAAAGTTTCTTACTTTATTTAGGACTGGTAAACTCGGTCCTTTCATTCTTGATGATGTCCCTGATGCCAACTCTGGCTTTTGA